The Bacillota bacterium genome includes a region encoding these proteins:
- a CDS encoding ECF transporter S component, with translation MAVTKNTKRLTQLSLIIAIELIVGLVPYLGYIPVNPALNITIMHIPVIIAAVVLGPKAGGEVGFVFGLTSLINATFLRPNPIESPIFSPFFKGGAFNGGWGSVVICFVPRILVGVVAGYVFILLFKGKANRKLSLLVSGVLGSLTNTILVLGGIYIFFREPYAKANGMTVSAMLKIFMSVIGINGMLEAAVAAVLTLIIADRLLSLKDQNKL, from the coding sequence ATGGCAGTTACTAAAAATACAAAACGCTTAACACAGTTAAGCTTGATCATAGCTATAGAACTTATTGTCGGGCTGGTGCCCTATTTAGGCTATATCCCTGTTAATCCCGCGCTAAACATTACAATAATGCATATACCTGTTATTATTGCGGCGGTTGTTTTAGGACCCAAAGCCGGCGGGGAAGTCGGCTTTGTATTTGGCCTTACAAGCCTTATTAATGCAACTTTTTTACGTCCAAATCCTATCGAGTCACCTATTTTTTCACCTTTCTTCAAGGGCGGCGCTTTTAATGGGGGATGGGGCAGCGTTGTGATATGCTTTGTGCCGCGCATACTTGTAGGCGTTGTTGCCGGGTATGTATTTATTTTGCTGTTCAAAGGAAAGGCTAACCGCAAGCTTTCACTTTTAGTATCGGGCGTTTTGGGTTCACTTACAAACACTATCCTTGTGCTGGGCGGCATATACATATTTTTCAGAGAGCCTTATGCCAAAGCAAACGGCATGACTGTTTCAGCGATGCTTAAGATATTTATGAGTGTTATAGGGATTAACGGAATGCTTGAAGCTGCGGTTGCCGCGGTTTTGACATTAATAATAGCCGACAGATTACTTTCACTTAAAGATCAAAATAAATTATAA
- the asnS gene encoding asparagine--tRNA ligase, whose protein sequence is MKRTDIAALYKNPTAFSDSDITVCGWVRTLRDQKTFGFIEINDGSNFKGVQLVIEEKTLENYKDIVRLNVGSAISACGRFILTPDAKQPFEIKAASVTIEGESTSDYPLQKKRHSLEFLREIEHLRMRTNTFSAVFRVRSVISKAIHDFFDENGFVYVHTPIITGSDCEGAGEMFRVTTLDMKNPPLTEDGKIDYKEDFFGKSTNLTVSGQLEGETFAMAFGKIYTFGPTFRAEKSNTARHAAEFWMVEPEMAFADLDDDMVLAESMIKYTIRRVMERCPGDMEFFNNFIDNTLLSRLDFLINSDFGRVSYTEAVERLEPYKDKFEYPVYWGCDLQTEHERFLTEQLYKKPIFLTDYPKEIKAFYMRQNDDGKTVRAMDLLVPGVGEIIGGSQREERLDVLEKRMQELGLNTQDYWWYLDLRKYGGAKHAGFGLGLERLIMYITGVSNIRDVIPFPRTTKNAEF, encoded by the coding sequence ATGAAAAGAACCGATATTGCCGCATTGTACAAAAATCCGACTGCTTTCAGCGACAGTGATATAACTGTCTGCGGCTGGGTGCGCACACTGCGGGATCAGAAAACGTTTGGATTCATAGAAATTAACGACGGCAGTAATTTCAAGGGTGTTCAGCTTGTTATTGAGGAAAAAACGCTTGAAAATTACAAGGATATTGTGCGCCTTAATGTCGGAAGCGCAATTTCGGCCTGTGGACGTTTTATCCTTACGCCAGATGCAAAACAACCATTTGAAATAAAAGCAGCCTCCGTCACGATAGAGGGTGAGTCTACTTCGGATTATCCTCTGCAGAAAAAACGCCACAGCCTTGAATTTTTACGGGAAATAGAGCATTTACGCATGCGCACAAATACTTTCAGCGCCGTTTTTCGTGTCCGTTCGGTCATTTCAAAGGCGATCCACGACTTTTTTGACGAGAACGGATTTGTATACGTCCACACGCCGATAATCACGGGAAGCGACTGTGAGGGTGCGGGCGAGATGTTCCGCGTTACTACCCTTGATATGAAAAATCCGCCCTTAACTGAGGACGGAAAAATAGATTACAAAGAGGACTTTTTTGGGAAAAGCACGAATCTGACTGTTTCCGGACAGCTTGAGGGCGAAACGTTCGCTATGGCTTTCGGCAAAATATATACCTTTGGCCCTACTTTCAGGGCAGAGAAGAGCAACACTGCCCGCCATGCCGCTGAATTTTGGATGGTTGAACCTGAAATGGCGTTTGCCGATCTTGATGACGATATGGTGCTTGCGGAGAGCATGATAAAATATACTATCCGCCGGGTGATGGAGCGATGTCCGGGTGATATGGAATTTTTCAATAATTTTATTGATAACACGCTTCTTTCACGTCTCGATTTCTTAATTAACTCAGATTTCGGGCGGGTAAGCTATACAGAAGCGGTGGAACGGCTTGAACCGTACAAGGACAAATTTGAATATCCCGTATATTGGGGCTGTGATCTGCAGACCGAGCATGAGCGTTTTCTTACCGAACAGCTCTATAAAAAACCGATTTTTCTAACGGATTATCCAAAAGAAATCAAAGCGTTTTATATGCGACAGAATGACGACGGTAAAACAGTCCGAGCTATGGATCTGCTTGTCCCGGGTGTCGGCGAGATAATCGGAGGCAGTCAGAGGGAAGAGCGTCTCGACGTGCTTGAAAAACGTATGCAGGAACTTGGACTTAATACTCAGGACTACTGGTGGTATCTCGATCTTCGAAAATACGGCGGCGCAAAACATGCCGGTTTCGGGCTTGGTCTTGAACGGCTTATTATGTATATCACGGGCGTTTCTAATATACGCGATGTCATCCCGTTCCCCCGCACGACGAAAAATGCAGAATTTTGA